The following coding sequences are from one Mycolicibacterium aichiense window:
- a CDS encoding YdeI/OmpD-associated family protein: MGTQTVRGGVVHELPADLRTALLGNDTALAAWNDITPLARNEFICWVEDAKQQKTRERRIRRTQEELEEGMRRPCCWPGCKHRERTGKP, translated from the coding sequence ATGGGCACGCAAACGGTCCGCGGCGGAGTGGTGCACGAGCTTCCGGCAGATTTGCGGACTGCGCTGCTGGGCAACGACACCGCGCTGGCGGCCTGGAACGACATCACTCCCCTCGCGCGCAACGAGTTCATCTGCTGGGTCGAGGACGCCAAGCAGCAGAAGACCCGCGAGCGGCGGATCCGCCGCACCCAGGAGGAGCTGGAAGAGGGTATGCGCCGGCCCTGTTGCTGGCCGGGTTGCAAGCACCGTGAGCGAACCGGCAAACCTTAG
- a CDS encoding GGDEF domain-containing protein, whose translation MALISAGLILMGAATPTMRNVPTVWAWTFGGAAVLTGITYTTLWLRGWLSRRQSLRMACFGSSLIAVGCVMQTYPMVALMGCTGMAVVGGYAAFFHNSKAITFIVVLGMAVGALCALRVVQNYGWAVAAAGWWLVVELNLAVPLAIQAVMRTMGADVVRSHQDPLTGVLNRRAFYERAALLLTSPANELHLVAVMIDLDEFKKLNDAYGHIAGDQALTAVGWALRENSNSSAIIGRFGGEEFIVVDAVPAELAEELPAQLCLAIAALPQPVTASVGAAIVRWESVTSMDDLIRAADAAMYAAKRAGGNQTRISRPARVDR comes from the coding sequence ATGGCTCTGATCTCGGCGGGCTTGATCTTGATGGGCGCAGCCACCCCGACCATGCGCAACGTGCCGACGGTCTGGGCGTGGACATTCGGCGGCGCCGCGGTGCTCACCGGAATCACCTACACCACCCTGTGGCTGCGCGGCTGGCTGAGCCGACGGCAATCGCTGCGAATGGCCTGCTTCGGCAGTTCGCTCATCGCCGTCGGCTGCGTCATGCAGACCTATCCCATGGTCGCCCTGATGGGCTGCACCGGCATGGCCGTCGTCGGCGGCTATGCCGCGTTCTTCCACAACTCGAAGGCGATCACGTTCATCGTCGTTCTCGGGATGGCCGTCGGTGCGCTGTGCGCACTACGCGTGGTCCAGAACTACGGCTGGGCCGTCGCCGCCGCGGGGTGGTGGCTGGTCGTCGAACTGAACCTCGCCGTCCCCTTGGCGATTCAGGCGGTGATGCGCACCATGGGTGCCGATGTGGTGCGCTCCCACCAGGACCCGCTCACCGGTGTGCTGAATCGGCGTGCCTTCTATGAACGGGCCGCGCTGCTGCTCACATCGCCCGCAAACGAGCTTCACCTGGTCGCTGTGATGATCGATCTCGACGAGTTCAAGAAACTCAACGACGCCTACGGCCACATCGCCGGCGACCAGGCTCTGACCGCCGTCGGCTGGGCGCTTCGCGAAAACAGCAACAGCTCGGCGATCATCGGGCGGTTCGGCGGCGAGGAGTTCATCGTGGTCGACGCCGTGCCCGCCGAACTGGCCGAGGAACTACCCGCCCAGCTGTGCCTGGCGATCGCGGCGTTGCCCCAACCGGTGACCGCCAGCGTCGGCGCGGCCATCGTGCGATGGGAGAGCGTCACCTCGATGGACGATCTGATCCGTGCGGCCGATGCCGCCATGTATGCAGCCAAGCGGGCCGGCGGCAACCAGACGCGAATCAGCCGACCCGCCCGCGTCGACCGCTGA
- a CDS encoding GGDEF domain-containing protein, protein MLRWGALPPRHADQYDWISVYLHDRDQQGIWRTLIFTATLALASSTALMIKSPQGPDGPVAVTVCVVAAAVALAAAVPFLLRWPTRRQSLLFSFTSTATIAAAALSYSNDYVGLMGCATFAVIGGFVAYFHTAHEVIANGAIAAICAVILAVRVVSSTGDIYLTAAAVAIVATLNIGLPFGVLSLAQTLRVDLRSSGRDPLTGLHNRRSFHQSAYELIMRNDTAASRLMVIVIDLDSFKSLNDTAGHAAGDAALIRISEALADNCGLSAIIGRSGGEEFVIADVDHPDSPDVVAERLRRAIAELPVPVTASIGTACAPLNNGSHVNLRLLDELVEAADAAMYAAKRAGGNQVRHAAV, encoded by the coding sequence ATGCTTCGGTGGGGAGCGCTGCCACCCCGTCACGCCGACCAATACGACTGGATCAGCGTCTACCTGCATGACCGCGATCAGCAGGGCATCTGGCGGACGCTGATCTTCACCGCGACGCTGGCTCTCGCGTCGTCGACGGCGCTGATGATCAAAAGCCCGCAAGGGCCGGACGGCCCGGTAGCAGTCACGGTCTGCGTCGTCGCGGCCGCGGTGGCATTGGCGGCAGCGGTCCCTTTTCTGCTGCGGTGGCCCACCCGTCGCCAGTCGTTGCTGTTCTCGTTCACCTCGACCGCGACCATCGCCGCCGCCGCGCTGTCGTACTCCAATGACTACGTGGGGCTGATGGGGTGCGCGACGTTCGCCGTGATCGGCGGCTTTGTCGCCTACTTCCACACCGCCCACGAGGTGATCGCCAACGGTGCGATAGCCGCTATCTGCGCGGTGATCCTGGCCGTCCGCGTTGTTTCCTCGACCGGCGACATCTATCTGACGGCCGCGGCGGTGGCGATCGTGGCGACGCTCAATATCGGCCTGCCATTCGGCGTCTTGTCGCTGGCCCAGACGCTGCGCGTCGACCTGCGCAGCTCGGGCCGTGACCCCCTGACCGGGCTGCACAACAGACGCTCGTTTCACCAGTCGGCCTACGAGCTGATCATGCGCAACGACACCGCGGCCAGCCGGCTGATGGTCATCGTGATCGATCTGGACAGCTTCAAGAGCCTCAACGACACCGCGGGCCACGCGGCCGGCGATGCCGCGCTGATCAGGATCAGCGAGGCGCTGGCCGACAATTGCGGCCTCTCCGCCATCATCGGCAGGTCCGGCGGGGAGGAATTCGTCATCGCCGACGTCGACCACCCCGATTCGCCGGATGTCGTGGCCGAACGGCTGCGCCGCGCCATCGCCGAACTACCGGTACCGGTGACGGCGAGCATCGGCACCGCCTGCGCACCGTTGAACAACGGCTCCCATGTCAACCTGCGGCTCCTCGACGAACTCGTCGAGGCCGCCGATGCCGCGATGTACGCGGCCAAACGCGCCGGCGGGAATCAGGTGCGTCATGCAGCCGTATGA
- a CDS encoding diguanylate cyclase domain-containing protein, which translates to MASSSRRRPSLRALIFCSVGAITLVFVASMTASIAGRITVGDALHNLGDRLIPIRNQSSELSRAFVDQETGQRAYLLTGNPIALDLYEAATATVNRLVPQLDRELVGMPYADDLRALFSEEVALAAIWKSRAADPQIAALKTGSVPRALLNQMVLDAKNLFDPLRERFRAVNARLDKLITEEIEHIRSVLRTASNSQWVALSLLVISVVGCILTVRRMLTQPVSRLVRSVRAVADGDYDQPIGQGGPREIAEISAAVDDMRNRLRELARIDSVTGLVNRGATLARFDAALKDPQARLGVLYCDIDHFKQINDTWGHAVGDAVLSTIAARMRECVHLEDTVGRIGGDEILILLPGVESTRKAVEVGERIRALAAEPIHQFGLTITTTLSIGATSSAPGESSAAVTARADAAMYQAKQAGRNAVAGLDESQGLSTSAHSWQN; encoded by the coding sequence GTGGCTAGTTCGAGCAGGCGGCGGCCATCACTGCGAGCGCTGATCTTCTGTTCCGTCGGCGCCATCACGCTGGTGTTCGTCGCGTCGATGACGGCGTCGATCGCGGGTCGAATCACGGTCGGCGACGCGCTACACAACCTCGGTGATCGGCTGATCCCGATCAGGAACCAAAGCTCTGAACTGAGTCGCGCGTTTGTCGACCAAGAGACCGGACAGCGGGCGTATCTGTTGACCGGCAACCCGATCGCGCTCGATCTGTATGAAGCCGCAACGGCCACGGTCAACCGCCTGGTCCCCCAACTTGATCGGGAGCTGGTCGGCATGCCGTACGCCGACGACCTGCGGGCGCTGTTCTCCGAAGAGGTGGCCCTCGCCGCGATATGGAAGAGCAGGGCGGCCGACCCGCAGATCGCCGCCCTGAAAACCGGATCGGTGCCGCGCGCCCTGCTCAATCAGATGGTCCTCGACGCGAAGAACCTGTTCGACCCGCTCCGAGAACGTTTCCGCGCAGTCAACGCCCGGCTCGACAAGCTCATCACCGAGGAGATCGAACACATCCGCTCGGTGCTCCGCACCGCGAGCAACAGCCAGTGGGTCGCACTGAGTCTCCTGGTGATCAGCGTCGTCGGGTGCATCCTCACGGTGCGACGCATGCTCACCCAGCCCGTCTCGCGGTTGGTTCGCTCGGTGCGGGCAGTGGCCGACGGTGATTACGACCAGCCCATCGGCCAGGGCGGTCCCCGTGAGATCGCGGAGATCTCGGCTGCCGTGGACGACATGCGCAACCGGCTGCGCGAACTCGCCCGCATCGACAGCGTGACCGGTTTGGTGAACCGCGGCGCGACGCTGGCCCGCTTCGACGCTGCGCTGAAGGACCCCCAGGCCCGACTGGGCGTCCTGTACTGCGATATCGATCACTTCAAACAGATCAACGACACCTGGGGTCACGCCGTGGGAGACGCCGTGCTCTCGACGATCGCCGCCAGAATGCGCGAGTGTGTCCATCTGGAAGACACCGTGGGCCGGATCGGCGGCGACGAGATACTGATCCTGCTTCCAGGCGTCGAGAGCACCCGCAAGGCCGTTGAAGTCGGTGAACGGATTCGCGCTCTGGCCGCGGAACCCATCCACCAATTCGGTCTGACGATCACCACGACCCTCAGCATCGGAGCCACCTCGTCCGCGCCCGGCGAATCGAGCGCGGCGGTCACCGCTCGGGCCGATGCCGCGATGTACCAAGCCAAACAGGCCGGCCGAAACGCCGTTGCCGGACTCGACGAGAGCCAAGGACTGAGCACTTCGGCTCATAGCTGGCAAAATTGA